A genomic region of Granulicella sp. L56 contains the following coding sequences:
- a CDS encoding diguanylate cyclase, translating to MTELFSSRHAPLKPSKVIPLLLLSAIGAFIFTVGGGLIVYSNTRHLIEIRNWLDHSQTVLSNIQMESQRLDRLSSSMQLFQATGDINYLRTAESSLSAIQNGVVTLQNLFQDNASQRHHADELETSVVVLTHAVETARQSKTVPDQEILACHHVLDVIQQEERGLLKERSNESQDSSVRSLLAGAGYLGLLLVVLVVLFWFLIRDALRRRSFEKQLSVANDHLEATIEALERRGGEAALLKATRDELHLCVTAAEAQACTCRHLQALVPGSSGATLITNNSRSMLEIAASWNNPISLADGFASDACCGLRAGHLRWRSPGHSAINCSHFAGEPPENYVCIPLAAQGETLGFVYLTFPAQEIADLARSRILQISETVELAAMTIAGLNLRAKLENQSIRDGLTRLFNRHFMAIALEREVHRALRSTTPLAVLMLDVDHFKAFNDTFGHEAGDTVLREVAECFRQSVRSEDVVCRYGGEEFIIILPETNEETAVERAELIRQAVGKLRVRSKGETLRQISVSIGVAMYPAPAQDATDLVRLADRALYDAKHAGRDRVHVARESVTA from the coding sequence TTGACTGAACTTTTCTCCTCTCGACACGCTCCTCTTAAGCCCAGTAAGGTGATCCCTCTGCTGCTCCTGTCCGCCATTGGAGCGTTCATCTTTACAGTAGGCGGGGGGCTGATCGTCTACTCGAACACGCGGCACCTGATCGAGATTCGTAACTGGCTGGATCACTCTCAAACCGTTCTCAGCAATATCCAGATGGAATCGCAGCGGCTTGATCGGCTCAGCTCCAGCATGCAACTGTTTCAGGCGACCGGAGATATAAATTATCTGCGTACTGCGGAATCCTCTCTATCAGCTATCCAGAACGGTGTCGTCACCCTGCAAAATCTCTTTCAGGACAATGCCTCCCAACGGCATCACGCAGACGAGTTGGAAACCTCGGTCGTCGTGCTAACTCATGCGGTGGAGACTGCCCGGCAATCGAAGACGGTTCCCGATCAGGAGATTCTGGCCTGCCACCACGTCCTCGATGTGATTCAGCAGGAGGAGCGCGGATTATTGAAAGAGCGCTCCAACGAATCGCAGGACAGCAGCGTTCGAAGCCTGCTTGCGGGCGCCGGTTACCTTGGCCTCTTACTGGTAGTGCTGGTTGTCCTTTTTTGGTTTCTCATTCGAGATGCTCTGCGCCGCCGGTCGTTTGAGAAGCAGTTGTCCGTCGCCAACGATCACCTCGAAGCCACCATCGAGGCGCTCGAGCGCCGTGGAGGCGAGGCCGCTCTTCTGAAAGCTACGCGCGACGAGTTGCACCTGTGCGTTACTGCAGCCGAGGCCCAGGCCTGCACCTGCCGTCACCTGCAGGCGCTTGTCCCCGGAAGCAGCGGTGCAACCCTGATCACGAACAATTCGCGCAGCATGTTGGAGATCGCAGCTTCGTGGAACAATCCCATCTCGCTGGCCGACGGCTTCGCTTCCGATGCCTGTTGCGGCTTGCGGGCCGGGCATCTGCGCTGGCGTTCTCCCGGTCACTCCGCGATCAACTGTAGTCACTTCGCCGGCGAACCACCCGAGAACTATGTCTGCATCCCCTTAGCCGCACAGGGTGAGACACTTGGCTTCGTCTATCTCACCTTTCCCGCACAGGAGATCGCAGACCTCGCACGTAGCCGTATTCTTCAGATCAGCGAGACAGTAGAACTGGCAGCGATGACCATCGCAGGTCTCAATCTGCGGGCGAAGCTTGAAAATCAATCCATTCGCGATGGCCTTACACGGCTGTTCAATCGCCACTTCATGGCAATCGCTCTTGAGCGCGAGGTACATCGCGCTCTCCGCAGCACGACTCCTCTGGCTGTCCTTATGCTCGACGTGGATCACTTCAAGGCCTTTAACGACACCTTCGGCCACGAGGCGGGCGATACCGTTCTCCGCGAGGTCGCCGAGTGTTTCCGACAGTCGGTACGCAGCGAAGATGTCGTCTGCCGCTATGGAGGCGAGGAGTTCATCATTATCCTTCCCGAGACCAACGAGGAGACTGCCGTCGAGCGCGCGGAGCTGATCCGGCAGGCCGTCGGCAAGCTGCGCGTACGGTCCAAGGGAGAGACCCTGCGCCAGATTTCGGTGTCCATTGGCGTCGCGATGTATCCCGCTCCTGCCCAGGATGCGACCGATCTTGTTCGTCTGGCTGACCGTGCGTTGTACGATGCTAAACACGCTGGTCGCGACCGGGTCCACGTTGCCCGCGAATCAGTGACCGCCTGA
- a CDS encoding aminopeptidase encodes MSTMEAVTAKFADLAFDQKLDRLAEVAVKVGLGLRAGQELIMSAPMEALPLVRRITEHAYKAGALLVTTFYGDDPSVLARFAYAPDASFDYAPKWLQDGIAEGFRSGAARLAIAGANPALLAKQDPAKVARANVAASKAGKPAMELITRHEINWTIIAYATPEWAKLVFPNDPEDVAVAKLWEAIFVASRINADDPVVEWQQHGERLKKRVDLLNAKRFSALHFKGPGTDLTVGLADDHLWAGGGTTAGNGVYCQPNIPTEECFTTSHMNRANGTVRASKPLSHQGTLIENITVRFDGGKIVEATATAGEDVLNRLISTDDGARRLGEVALVPHSSPIAQSGVLFWNTLFDENAASHIALGQAYSTCLIGGEKMDAEELAKRGANASLIHVDWMIGSGAMDVDGIAADGTAEPLMRKGEWV; translated from the coding sequence ATGAGCACAATGGAAGCAGTAACAGCGAAGTTTGCGGATTTAGCGTTTGACCAGAAGCTGGACCGACTGGCTGAAGTAGCTGTAAAGGTTGGGTTGGGGCTGCGCGCGGGTCAGGAACTCATCATGTCTGCGCCCATGGAAGCGCTGCCGCTGGTGCGGCGCATCACAGAACATGCTTACAAAGCTGGCGCGTTGCTGGTGACGACATTTTATGGCGATGATCCGTCGGTGCTCGCCCGGTTTGCCTATGCTCCTGATGCCAGCTTCGACTACGCGCCGAAGTGGTTGCAGGATGGCATAGCCGAGGGATTCCGAAGCGGAGCAGCACGGCTAGCTATTGCGGGGGCGAATCCTGCGCTGCTGGCAAAGCAGGATCCGGCGAAGGTGGCACGGGCGAATGTTGCGGCCTCAAAGGCAGGCAAGCCTGCGATGGAGTTGATTACCCGCCATGAGATCAACTGGACGATCATTGCCTATGCGACGCCGGAGTGGGCAAAGCTGGTGTTTCCGAATGATCCCGAAGATGTCGCCGTCGCTAAGTTGTGGGAGGCGATCTTTGTTGCCTCGCGCATCAATGCGGACGATCCGGTCGTCGAGTGGCAGCAGCATGGCGAACGCTTGAAGAAGCGCGTCGATCTGCTGAATGCAAAACGCTTCTCTGCCCTTCATTTCAAGGGGCCCGGAACGGACCTGACTGTTGGACTGGCTGACGATCATCTTTGGGCTGGTGGTGGAACGACCGCCGGAAACGGCGTCTATTGCCAGCCCAATATTCCTACCGAGGAGTGCTTCACGACTTCGCACATGAATCGCGCGAATGGGACGGTGCGGGCGTCGAAGCCGCTCTCGCATCAGGGCACCCTGATTGAAAATATTACGGTGCGGTTTGACGGCGGAAAAATCGTAGAAGCGACCGCAACGGCTGGTGAGGACGTGCTCAACCGGTTGATCAGCACGGACGATGGCGCAAGGCGGTTGGGAGAGGTGGCGCTGGTGCCTCATTCCTCGCCGATTGCGCAGAGCGGTGTGCTCTTCTGGAACACCTTGTTCGACGAAAATGCCGCAAGCCACATTGCATTGGGACAAGCGTATTCGACCTGCCTGATTGGCGGCGAAAAGATGGACGCGGAAGAGCTGGCCAAGCGCGGCGCGAATGCCAGCCTGATCCATGTGGACTGGATGATCGGTTCCGGGGCGATGGATGTAGATGGCATCGCTGCGGATGGAACGGCTGAACCGTTGATGCGTAAGGGCGAGTGGGTGTAG
- a CDS encoding DoxX family protein produces the protein MTGRIILAVLFMLSGILHFVLPQPYLRIMPPYLPSPSLLVGISGVAEILGGIGLLIPPTRHLAAWGLVALLIAVLPANIYTATAHLALPGLAGQSWVQWLRIPLQIPLVYWAWLYTRG, from the coding sequence ATGACCGGACGAATCATCCTCGCTGTGCTCTTTATGCTGAGCGGCATACTGCATTTCGTTCTGCCGCAGCCCTATCTTCGGATCATGCCGCCGTATCTGCCTTCGCCGTCGTTGCTCGTCGGCATCAGCGGGGTGGCGGAGATATTGGGTGGGATTGGGCTGCTGATTCCCCCGACCCGCCATCTGGCCGCCTGGGGGCTCGTGGCGCTGTTGATCGCTGTGCTGCCTGCCAACATCTATACGGCGACGGCTCATCTCGCGCTGCCCGGCCTGGCAGGCCAGAGCTGGGTTCAGTGGCTCAGAATTCCACTTCAGATTCCGCTTGTATATTGGGCGTGGCTCTATACGCGAGGCTAG
- a CDS encoding threonine/serine dehydratase gives MSDLVTLDEIRAAKQRLTGVAVRTPLYRLERARLRMAKLPEPDFDIYIKAESEQPIGSFKLRGAYNMVAQLSPEALERGVITYSSGNHAQGVAYAARALGAKAVIVMPDNTPEIKKAATKALGAEIVTVGPSSSERQAKAEELAAQFGYAVIPPYDHAAIIAGQATCAMEILEQLPSVDLIVAPVSGGGLLSGTGAAVKLTTSAVQVWGAEPELAADAKESFEARQLIKWPAEKTTRTIGDGLRTQSLGALNFEHVLAYVDGIVAVTEDEILSAMRTLLSVTKLVPEPSGAVALAAALYHADELPRVRKVAVILSGGNLEPELRKALDRH, from the coding sequence ATGAGTGACCTGGTAACGCTCGATGAGATTCGCGCAGCGAAGCAGAGGCTCACGGGAGTGGCGGTGCGAACTCCACTCTACCGGCTGGAGCGTGCTCGTCTGAGAATGGCAAAACTTCCCGAGCCGGACTTCGACATCTATATCAAGGCGGAGAGTGAGCAGCCCATCGGCAGCTTTAAGCTTCGCGGAGCGTACAACATGGTGGCGCAATTGTCGCCCGAGGCATTGGAACGCGGGGTAATCACCTACTCCAGCGGCAATCATGCCCAGGGCGTCGCCTACGCCGCGCGAGCACTCGGCGCAAAGGCCGTCATCGTCATGCCCGACAACACCCCGGAGATCAAGAAGGCGGCAACAAAAGCTCTTGGCGCCGAGATCGTTACCGTGGGGCCATCATCTTCCGAGCGACAAGCCAAAGCCGAAGAGCTTGCTGCGCAGTTTGGTTATGCCGTCATTCCACCCTACGACCATGCCGCCATCATCGCCGGACAGGCAACCTGTGCGATGGAGATTTTGGAGCAGTTGCCCAGCGTTGATCTGATCGTTGCACCGGTAAGTGGAGGTGGCCTTTTGAGCGGAACCGGGGCAGCCGTAAAACTGACCACGTCGGCCGTGCAAGTCTGGGGCGCAGAGCCGGAGCTGGCGGCAGATGCGAAGGAGAGCTTCGAGGCCAGGCAATTGATCAAGTGGCCCGCAGAGAAGACGACCCGGACCATCGGAGACGGCCTCCGCACCCAGAGCCTTGGCGCGCTCAACTTCGAGCACGTCCTGGCCTATGTGGACGGAATCGTCGCCGTAACAGAGGACGAGATTTTGTCGGCCATGCGAACTCTGTTGTCGGTTACCAAGCTGGTTCCCGAACCCAGCGGTGCGGTGGCTCTTGCCGCAGCCTTGTACCATGCTGACGAGCTCCCCCGTGTGCGCAAAGTTGCCGTCATTTTGAGCGGAGGAAACCTGGAGCCGGAGCTGCGAAAGGCGTTGGATCGACATTAA
- the dapA gene encoding 4-hydroxy-tetrahydrodipicolinate synthase: MELMGCGTALVTPFRKDGGVDEPALHALVNWQIESGIDFLVPCGTTGEASTLTEAEWLRVIELVVATTAGRVPVFAGCTHNATHEAVAKARKLAQVHGLTGILTANPYYNRPGQEGQYQHFRAVAEAVDLPVLLYNIPGRTGANLEPATVLRLAELPNVIGIKESSGNLAQITELLTTAPRNFKVFAGDDGIALPVISLGGSGLISVASNAIPGQMSRMIGAAMENDWVGARRINRQFFQLMQAHFWEANPAPIKAVLSLLGRCEDVLRLPMVPVSAATRRKLECMVGELGLLVGVPGTGEDLRMF, encoded by the coding sequence ATGGAACTGATGGGATGTGGAACGGCGCTGGTCACTCCTTTTCGCAAGGATGGCGGCGTAGATGAGCCTGCGCTTCATGCGCTGGTGAACTGGCAGATCGAGAGCGGAATTGATTTTCTGGTTCCCTGCGGCACTACCGGCGAGGCTTCGACTCTGACCGAAGCTGAGTGGCTTCGCGTCATCGAGTTGGTGGTTGCGACCACGGCAGGACGAGTTCCGGTGTTTGCCGGGTGTACGCATAATGCGACCCATGAAGCTGTAGCCAAGGCGCGGAAGCTGGCACAGGTTCATGGGCTCACAGGAATCTTAACGGCGAATCCTTATTACAATCGCCCGGGACAAGAGGGGCAGTATCAACACTTCAGGGCAGTCGCCGAAGCGGTGGACCTGCCAGTCCTGCTCTACAACATTCCGGGGCGAACGGGCGCGAATCTGGAGCCGGCTACCGTGTTGAGGTTAGCGGAGTTGCCCAACGTCATTGGCATCAAGGAATCCAGCGGAAATCTGGCGCAAATTACTGAGCTGCTAACTACGGCTCCGCGGAATTTTAAGGTCTTTGCCGGAGATGATGGAATTGCGTTGCCGGTAATTTCCCTGGGCGGAAGCGGATTGATTTCGGTGGCCTCCAATGCCATTCCGGGGCAGATGTCGCGGATGATTGGGGCAGCCATGGAGAACGATTGGGTGGGCGCGCGGCGGATCAATCGACAGTTCTTCCAATTGATGCAGGCGCACTTCTGGGAGGCCAATCCTGCGCCCATCAAGGCTGTGCTCTCCCTACTGGGGCGATGCGAAGATGTTTTGCGGCTGCCCATGGTGCCGGTTTCTGCAGCTACGCGTCGCAAGCTGGAGTGCATGGTGGGAGAGCTTGGCCTTCTGGTAGGTGTTCCGGGAACCGGCGAAGATCTGCGAATGTTCTAA
- a CDS encoding 2,3,4,5-tetrahydropyridine-2,6-dicarboxylate N-succinyltransferase produces the protein MSLDGTLQERIEHWFAQGAAAVGNKEAEAAFLELRRGLEAGELRSAEPDDSPLGWRVNAWIKRGILLGFRLGALVEMGSTEGLSFVDKETYPARRFAVEDGVRVVPGGSSVRAGAFVSKGVVLMPPAYINVGAYVDEGTMVDSHALVGSCAQIGKMVHLSAAAQIGGVLEPVNASPVIIEDGVLVGGNTGVYEGTVVRKRAVLAAGTVLTRGTPVYDLVRGEVYKATAEMPLIIPEGAVVVPGSRAVNKGKGQEWGLSISAPVIVKYRDEKTELSLVLEDILR, from the coding sequence GTGAGTCTGGACGGAACGTTGCAGGAGCGGATTGAGCATTGGTTTGCGCAGGGTGCGGCTGCGGTAGGGAACAAAGAGGCTGAGGCCGCGTTTCTTGAGTTGCGGCGTGGACTCGAAGCGGGTGAATTGCGCTCAGCAGAGCCGGATGATTCGCCTTTAGGTTGGCGCGTCAATGCGTGGATCAAAAGAGGTATCCTCCTTGGTTTCCGACTGGGAGCGTTGGTGGAGATGGGGTCGACCGAGGGACTTTCTTTTGTGGACAAAGAGACCTATCCGGCGCGACGGTTTGCCGTGGAAGACGGGGTACGGGTGGTTCCGGGCGGCTCCAGTGTCAGAGCGGGAGCCTTTGTTTCTAAAGGGGTCGTCCTGATGCCCCCGGCTTACATCAATGTGGGAGCGTATGTAGATGAGGGGACGATGGTGGACTCTCATGCGCTGGTGGGGAGCTGCGCGCAGATTGGCAAGATGGTGCATCTGAGCGCGGCAGCGCAGATCGGCGGCGTGCTGGAGCCGGTGAACGCGAGCCCCGTCATTATTGAGGATGGTGTGCTAGTAGGCGGAAATACCGGGGTCTATGAGGGTACGGTCGTGCGGAAGCGTGCGGTTCTGGCGGCTGGCACGGTGTTGACGCGTGGAACTCCGGTCTACGATCTGGTGCGTGGAGAGGTGTATAAGGCGACCGCTGAGATGCCGCTGATTATCCCAGAAGGGGCGGTGGTGGTGCCGGGTTCGCGCGCTGTCAACAAAGGAAAAGGGCAGGAGTGGGGGTTGAGCATCTCTGCTCCAGTGATCGTCAAGTATCGTGATGAAAAGACCGAGCTCTCTCTGGTCTTAGAGGATATTTTGCGCTAA
- a CDS encoding GNAT family N-acetyltransferase: protein MTDRPDATPRSPSLIVRPVLLEDAQAISELSAQLGYDVSSEAISQRIVQLSSHIGSHAAFVACLKIAGNTEIAGWIEVTLMHELQSCSFALITGLVVSEAHRSLGIGKRLCAEVESWGREQGVTKIRVTSRIAREGAHRFYLREGFERIKTWAVFEKMLS, encoded by the coding sequence TTGACTGACCGTCCTGATGCGACTCCTCGTAGTCCCTCTCTGATCGTGCGTCCCGTCTTGCTCGAAGACGCTCAAGCGATATCAGAGCTAAGCGCGCAGCTTGGCTATGACGTATCCAGCGAAGCAATCTCGCAACGCATCGTACAACTGTCCTCACACATCGGCAGTCATGCAGCATTTGTTGCCTGCCTGAAGATTGCCGGCAACACCGAGATCGCCGGCTGGATCGAAGTGACCCTTATGCATGAACTCCAATCGTGCTCGTTCGCACTCATCACCGGGCTCGTCGTCAGCGAAGCCCATCGGAGCCTCGGCATTGGCAAACGGCTCTGCGCCGAGGTCGAGTCATGGGGCAGGGAACAGGGAGTCACGAAGATTCGCGTCACCTCCCGCATCGCTCGCGAGGGAGCGCACCGATTCTATCTGCGCGAAGGTTTCGAGCGGATTAAAACCTGGGCAGTGTTCGAAAAGATGCTCTCGTAG
- the dapB gene encoding 4-hydroxy-tetrahydrodipicolinate reductase translates to MRILVLGQGKTGKLVAAIAAERGHGVHVLDAKENANASALTPPFVAGFDVVIDFTAPEAVGQNMRACLATGAKMVIGTTGWYDKLPDMKALADRKQAGLLYGTNFSIGVQVLFQLAAKLGESLKNAGYQFSIEETHHVTKLDSPSGTAITLATVVETASGYQKVPIESKREGDAPGTHVLVAQSDADRLTLTHESFSRRGFAEGAVRAAEWLSSRKGCYDFQNIYTQI, encoded by the coding sequence ATGCGGATATTGGTCTTAGGACAGGGCAAGACGGGAAAACTGGTAGCCGCAATCGCAGCGGAACGCGGTCACGGAGTCCATGTGCTGGACGCCAAGGAAAATGCGAATGCATCCGCGCTGACTCCACCTTTTGTTGCTGGGTTCGATGTTGTCATTGACTTTACTGCGCCGGAAGCTGTGGGGCAGAACATGCGTGCCTGCCTCGCGACGGGCGCGAAGATGGTGATCGGCACAACTGGCTGGTATGACAAACTGCCCGACATGAAGGCCCTTGCGGACCGCAAGCAGGCGGGTCTGTTATACGGGACAAATTTTTCCATCGGCGTTCAGGTGTTATTTCAGTTGGCAGCAAAACTAGGCGAGTCACTGAAGAATGCCGGGTACCAGTTTTCGATTGAGGAAACGCATCACGTCACCAAACTGGATTCGCCCAGTGGAACCGCGATCACGCTGGCGACAGTCGTAGAAACGGCTTCGGGCTACCAGAAAGTTCCTATCGAATCGAAGCGCGAAGGCGATGCTCCCGGCACCCATGTTCTCGTAGCGCAGAGCGATGCGGACAGGCTTACGCTGACCCACGAGTCGTTCTCGCGGCGTGGATTCGCCGAAGGCGCAGTGCGCGCAGCCGAGTGGCTTTCGTCTCGCAAAGGCTGCTACGACTTTCAAAATATTTATACGCAGATTTAG
- a CDS encoding undecaprenyl-diphosphate phosphatase — MPIFQVIILAIVQGLAELLPVSSSAHVVVAEKLLGLDPSSPPMTLLLVMLHTGTMFAVIVYFWSQWKRTYFSSSDAFKRFAIRAIWASILTAIIGYPIIKVIEKTAFAGASKGEIESLFGRLDLVAPALAAAGILILIAGLIEKRRMGAHEQVYGDSVTMRQAGWIGAVQGLCLPFRGFSRSGATISTGMLTGASKDRAERFSFALAVILTPAAIGKEALRLLKATHEAAASGRPIDLHSSVIASLLGMVFAFLAGLVALKWLSSWLEQGRWYLFGIYCLVASAVVFYLHYGPRHL; from the coding sequence ATGCCAATTTTTCAAGTGATCATTCTTGCCATAGTGCAGGGTCTCGCCGAGCTTCTACCCGTCTCCAGCTCCGCCCACGTCGTCGTCGCGGAGAAGCTGCTGGGCCTCGACCCCTCCTCGCCGCCCATGACGCTGCTGTTGGTCATGCTGCACACCGGCACCATGTTCGCCGTGATCGTCTACTTCTGGAGCCAGTGGAAGCGGACCTACTTCTCCAGCTCCGACGCCTTCAAGCGCTTCGCCATCCGTGCCATCTGGGCCTCGATCCTGACCGCCATCATCGGCTATCCCATCATCAAAGTCATCGAGAAGACCGCCTTTGCCGGGGCGAGTAAGGGCGAGATCGAATCTCTCTTCGGGCGGCTCGATCTGGTCGCTCCCGCGCTTGCCGCAGCCGGCATCCTCATCCTTATCGCCGGACTGATTGAAAAGCGGCGCATGGGCGCGCACGAACAGGTCTACGGCGACAGCGTCACTATGCGACAGGCAGGCTGGATCGGTGCTGTACAGGGCCTCTGCCTGCCCTTTCGCGGTTTCTCCCGCTCGGGCGCGACCATCTCCACCGGCATGTTGACGGGAGCCAGCAAGGACCGGGCCGAGCGCTTCAGCTTCGCCCTCGCCGTCATCCTCACTCCCGCCGCCATCGGCAAAGAAGCCCTGCGGCTATTGAAGGCGACGCACGAAGCCGCTGCCAGCGGAAGGCCCATCGATCTACACAGCAGCGTGATCGCAAGCCTGCTGGGAATGGTCTTCGCCTTCCTCGCCGGCCTGGTTGCCTTGAAGTGGCTCAGCAGTTGGCTTGAACAGGGCCGCTGGTATCTCTTCGGGATCTATTGCCTCGTAGCTTCAGCCGTGGTTTTCTACCTCCACTACGGTCCCCGTCACCTGTAA
- a CDS encoding DinB family protein — MANQNKCNLPETIAVLTRTPAVLDALLRELPDIWVRRNEGEGTWSAFDIVGHLAFVERTDWMIRVRITLESGEARPFDPLDRFAQLKASQGKSLEQLLDDFARLRKENLASLDALNLQPEDLARRGRHPAFGPVTLSELLSTWAVHDLTHLHQLSRVMAHQYRDAVGPWSAYLGVLQCTGHSAS; from the coding sequence ATGGCAAACCAGAACAAATGCAACCTGCCCGAGACCATCGCGGTCCTCACACGCACTCCCGCCGTGCTCGATGCGTTGTTGCGAGAGCTCCCCGATATCTGGGTGCGCCGTAACGAAGGAGAAGGGACCTGGAGTGCGTTCGATATCGTGGGCCATCTGGCCTTCGTCGAGCGCACTGACTGGATGATCAGAGTGCGTATCACGCTGGAGAGCGGCGAAGCCCGGCCATTCGATCCCCTTGACCGCTTTGCGCAGTTGAAGGCCAGCCAGGGCAAGTCGCTCGAACAGTTGCTCGACGATTTTGCCCGTCTGCGGAAGGAAAATCTGGCTTCGCTCGATGCCCTGAATTTGCAGCCCGAAGACCTGGCGCGCAGAGGAAGGCATCCGGCCTTTGGCCCGGTGACACTCTCAGAGCTTTTGTCGACCTGGGCCGTTCACGATCTCACCCATCTCCACCAACTCTCCCGCGTGATGGCCCACCAATATCGTGACGCAGTTGGTCCATGGAGTGCCTATCTGGGCGTCTTGCAGTGCACGGGCCACAGCGCTTCCTAA